The genome window TGACGGGATAGTCACGGCGCAGGATGGCTTCTATCGATTTATAGCCCACCCCGGGCACCGCAAACACCGTCTCCACAATGAACGAACCCGTGAGCAGATAGCCGAAGGCGTTGCCGATAACGGTAACCACCGGCAGCAGCGCGTTGGGCAGGGCGTGCTTCAGGATGACCGCACGTTCGGGCACGCCCTTCGCGCGGGCGGTGCGGATGTAGTCTTGTTGGAGCACTTCCAGCATCGAGGTGCGGGTGAACCGCGCGATACTTGCCGATGGACGCGCCGCCAGCACCAGCACGGGCAACACCAGATACTCCGGCGCGCCCCAGCCTGCCACAGGCAACCATCCCAGCCGCACCGACACCAGCAAGATGAGCAACGTCGCCAGCACGAAGTTGGGCACGGAGATCCCCAGCACCACACCCACCATGCTGAGCCTGTCGGGTAGCCGATTATGCCATACCGCCGCCACGATGCCCGCCGGGATGCCAACCGCTATTGCCAGCAGAATCGCCAGCACCGCCAGCGTGGCGGTTGCCGGAAAAGATTCCTGAAGGATGTCCCCCACTGGACGCCGGTTATACAGGGAGATCCCGAAGTCGCCCTTCAGCGCGTTCCACACGAAACGTCCATACTGCACGTACCAGGGCTGATCCAATCCCAGTTCGCGACGCACTTGCGCCACCGCTTGCGGGTCAGAATGTTCGCCCAAAATCATGCGGATGGGGTCGCCCGGCGCCAGCAAGCCCATGAGGAAGGTGAGGAAGGAGATGAGCAACAAGGTGGGTATCGCCTGCAGCAAACGGGATGCCACGTAGCGTGTCATACTATATCCACCCCTTGCGCTTGAAGATATACCACTCGATCACTCCTACCAGCACCATCATTGCCCCCGCGAACGGATAACCCGCTTTCCACTGCAGTTCGGGCATGTGCGCGAAGTTCATACCGTAGATTCCTGCAATCAGCGCGGCAGACATGAGGATCGTCGAGATAA of Armatimonadota bacterium contains these proteins:
- the yliC gene encoding glutathione ABC transporter permease — encoded protein: MTRYVASRLLQAIPTLLLISFLTFLMGLLAPGDPIRMILGEHSDPQAVAQVRRELGLDQPWYVQYGRFVWNALKGDFGISLYNRRPVGDILQESFPATATLAVLAILLAIAVGIPAGIVAAVWHNRLPDRLSMVGVVLGISVPNFVLATLLILLVSVRLGWLPVAGWGAPEYLVLPVLVLAARPSASIARFTRTSMLEVLQQDYIRTARAKGVPERAVILKHALPNALLPVVTVIGNAFGYLLTGSFIVETVFAVPGVGYKSIEAILRRDYPVIQATTLLFAFLFIMVNLVVDILYTRLDPRVRFRG